One part of the Humulus lupulus chromosome 9, drHumLupu1.1, whole genome shotgun sequence genome encodes these proteins:
- the LOC133801318 gene encoding cold-responsive protein kinase 1-like, producing MAPKPVIVTIIVWWLWLQALSLGPFSSSADPQTKLLNQGCSQYNATDFTDFFTNLNATFSDLRAQLRGGDKRFATAQQARGSDPVYAMAQCRDYLSAADCAACFAAAEKQIRNCSAANGARVIYDGCFLRYETNGFFDQTTLPGNVGICGKKTIPHSPAAFTSTVDDVLTTLQAATPKINGFFAAEKKEVVGAGGGNLTVYGMAQCAQTVSSSGCLDCLKVAYANLQICLPDSEGRAVDAGCFLRYSNASFFADNQTTNLAPFLNNGGSSSKKAIIGGVAGGVGGLALLIIVGIFIWFKRYSRKPHAIDRGNILGGTELQGPVNYKYKDLKNATKNFSEENKLGEGGFGDVYKGSLRNGKIVAVKKLAIGQTQRGKADFESEVRLISNVHHRNLVRLLGCCNNGPELLLVYEFMPNSSLDRFLFGDQRRGSLNWSQRHNIIMGTARGLAYLHEEFHVCIIHRDIKTSNILLDDDFNPRIADFGLAKLLPQDRSHLSTRFAGTLGYTAPEYAIHGQLSEKADTYSYGVVMLEIISGQKSTEIKESDPDGQYLLQRAWNLYENNKHMELVDERLEVDEYEGETVKRLIEIALMCIQSSPAMRPTMSEVVVLLKTKNSSSVVEESRPLTRPVFVDAHQKPRGDNSTSTASSSTSNATASISRISGR from the exons ATGGCGCCAAAGCCTGTAATAGTAACAATAATTGTGTGGTGGCTGTGGCTGCAGGCGCTGAGTTTGGGACCGTTCAGCAGCTCAGCAGACCCACAAACCAAGCTCTTGAACCAAGGATGCAGCCAGTACAATGCCACGGACTTCACCGATTTCTTCACCAATCTCAACGCCACTTTCTCCGACCTCAGGGCACAGCTCCGCGGCGGCGATAAGCGGTTTGCGACGGCGCAGCAAGCACGGGGATCAGACCCCGTCTATGCCATGGCGCAGTGCAGGGACTACCTGTCCGCTGCCGACTGTGCTGCTTGCTTTGCAGCCGCAGAGAAGCAAATCCGCAATTGCTCGGCAGCCAATGGTGCTCGCGTCATTTACGATGGCTGCTTTCTAAG GTACGAGACCAATGGATTTTTCGACCAAACCACTCTCCCAGGCAACGTAGGAATCTGCGGTAAGAAGACGATACCACACAGCCCCGCCGCATTCACTTCCACGGTCGACGATGTTTTAACAACTCTTCAAGCCGCAACGCCCAAGATTAACGGCTTCTTCGCGGCGGAAAAGAAGGAAGTAGTAGGCGCAGGTGGCGGAAACTTGACGGTGTATGGCATGGCGCAATGCGCGCAGACGGTGAGCAGCAGTGGCTGCCTTGACTGCTTGAAAGTGGCCTATGCCAACCTCCAAATTTGCCTTCCTGACTCCGAAGGTAGAGCGGTCGATGCCGGCTGTTTTCTTAGGTACTCAAATGCTTCATTTTTTGCTGATAATCAGACCACCAATTTGGCTCCCTTCTTAAACAATG GAGGCAGTTCAAGCAAGAAAGCCATAATTGGAGGCGTAGCAGGAGGTGTAGGTGGTCTAGCACTCTTGATCATAGTTGGAATTTTCATTTGGTTTAAACGATATTCGAGAAAGCCACATGCAATTGACAGag GTAACATTTTGGGAGGTACGGAATTGCAAGGTCCTGTAAATTATAAGTATAAGGATTTGAAAAATGCAACCAAGAATTTTAGTGAAGAAAATAAACTTGGAGAAGGTGGTTTTGGCGACGTTTACAAG GGGAGTTTGAGGAATGGGAAAATCGTAGCAGTGAAAAAGCTAGCAATAGGACAGACACAAAGAGGAAAAGCTGATTTTGAAAGTGAAGTGAGGCTGATAAGCAATGTTCATCACCGCAATTTGGTGCGACTTCTTGGTTGTTGCAACAATGGCCCAGAGCTTCTTCTTGTCTATGAGTTCATGCCAAATAGCAGTCTCGACAGATTCTTATTCg GAGACCAACGAAGAGGAAGTCTGAATTGGAGTCAAAGACATAATATAATAATGGGGACAGCAAGGGGTCTTGCTTATCTACATGAGGAATTCCATGTGTGTATAATACACAGAGATATTAAAACAAGTAACATTCTTTTAGATGATGATTTCAACCCTAGAATTGCTGACTTTGGTTTGGCTAAGCTTTTGCCTCAAGATCGATCTCATCTCAGCACCAGATTTGCCGGAACTTT GGGATACACAGCACCTGAATATGCAATTCATGGGCAGTTGTCAGAGAAGGCTGATACCTATAGTTATGGTGTGGTTATGCTTGAAATCATAAGTGGCCAAAAGAGCACTGAGATTAAAGAGAGTGATCCAGATGGTCAATACCTCCTTCAACGG GCATGGAATCTTTATGAGAATAACAAGCACATGGAGTTGGTGGATGAAAGGCTGGAGGTGGATGAGTACGAAGGAGAAACAGTGAAGAGACTCATAGAAATTGCTCTTATGTGCATACAATCATCACCTGCCATGAGGCCTACGATGTCTGAAGTTGTCGTTTTGCTCAAAACGAAGAACTCATCATCAGTAGTGGAGGAGTCTCGGCCGCTGACCAGGCCTGTCTTCGTTGATGCGCATCAAAAGCCACGAGGAGACAATTCGACCTCTACTGCTTCATCTTCTACGTCCAATGCTACTGCCTCCATATCTCGAATTTCGGGTCGCTGA
- the LOC133802076 gene encoding pentatricopeptide repeat-containing protein At4g31850, chloroplastic, whose amino-acid sequence MGLLVVCSTSVYCGSFSCTCACTETVIASSSQSAIFKRRSFGNLKVWTCGYLGNRSNVRKNRMGLCGFVMKLPKDGVELAKDKKKVVKSSEEVLRMLKSTKDPNSAFSYFMVVAGLPNVVHTTETCNYMLEVLMTHKRVEDMATVFDFMQKKIVNRNLNTYLAIFKGLFIRGGIRQAPIALEKMRKVGFVLNAYSYNGLIYLLLQSGFCREALEVYNRVVMEGMKPSLKTYSALMVAFGKRRDTRTVMGLLEEMEHLGLRPNIYTFTICIRVLGRAGKIDEAYALLKRMDEEGCGPDVITYTVLIDALCNAGKLDNAKTLFVKMRASSHKPDRVTYITLLDKLSDCGELDTVKEIWDEMEADGYDPDVVTFTILIDALCKAGNVDKAFDTLDDMKEKGISPNLHTYNTLIGGLLRERRLDEALKLFNNMESLGVMPTAYTYILFIDYHGKSGDSVKAIKTFEQMKSKGIVPNIVACNASLYSLAKAGRIQEAKEIFDGLKISGLTPNSVTYNLIMRCYSKAGRVDEAIKLLSEMVKQGCEPDVIIVNSLIDMLYKTDRVDEAWQMFYRLKDMKLTPSVVTFNTLLAGLRKEGQVQKSIEIFESMVEHGCPPNTITFNTILDCLCKNDEVPLALEMLCKMSTMNCRPDVFTYNTIIYGLIKENRVNDAFWFFHQMKKSLYPDHVTMFTVIPGVIKAGRIEDAFKIVKSFVYQVGVRVDGPFWEDLIGGTLVEADTDTVILFVEKLVSDKVCLDDSVLVPLIRVLCKCKKALHAEYLFAKFSGTLGLKPTLESYNCLIEGLLRVHITDKAWDLFNEMKRVGCVPDAFTYNLLLDAHGKSGKITELFGLYEEMCSRGCKPNTITYNILISSLVKFSSVDKAIGFYYDCVGRDFSPSPSTYGPLIDGLFKSGRHEEAMLFFEEMVEYGCKPNCAIFNILINGYGKTGDVETACQLFERMVKEGIRPDLKSYTILVDSFCLLGEIDDALYYFDELKQAGLSPDSVCYNLLINALGRSRRVEEALSLYAEMRGRGIFPDLYTYNSLILSLGIAGMVEQAGSMYEELQLKGFEPDVFTYNALIRAYSTSGNQDHAYAVYKKMMVGGCDPNVGTFAQLPNET is encoded by the coding sequence ATGGGTCTGTTAGTGGTTTGCTCTACGAGTGTGTATTGTGGTAGCTTCAGTTGTACTTGTGCATGTACAGAGACTGTGATAGCTTCTTCGAGTCAAAGTGCTATATTTAAGAGACGAAGCTTTGGAAATTTAAAGGTTTGGACATGTGGGTACTTGGGTAACAGGTCGAATGTCAGGAAAAATCGAATGGGTTTATGTGGGTTTGTTATGAAACTCCCAAAGGATGGGGTGGAGCTCGCCAAAGATAAGAAGAAAGTTGTGAAATCTTCAGAGGAGGTTCTGAGGATGCTCAAGTCTACTAAGGACCCAAATTCTGCTTTTTCATATTTTATGGTTGTGGCTGGGTTACCTAATGTTGTTCACACCACTGAAACGTGCAATTACATGCTTGAAGTCTTGATGACTCATAAGAGGGTGGAGGATATGGCTACTGTTTTTGATTTCATGCAAAAGAAAATTGTCAACCGGAATTTGAACACTTATCTTGCTATTTTTAAAGGTCTTTTCATAAGGGGTGGAATTCGACAAGCACCAATTGCGCTTGAGAAGATGAGAAAGGTTGGGTTCGTTTTGAATGCTTATTCATATAATGGGTTGATTTATTTGCTTCTCCAGTCAGGGTTTTGTAGGGAGGCTTTGGAGGTTTACAACAGAGTGGTCATGGAAGGGATGAAGCCTAGCTTGAAGACTTATTCAGCACTTATGGTAGCGTTTGGAAAGAGAAGGGATACTCGAACTGTAATGGGTTTGTTAGAAGAGATGGAACATTTGGGATTGAGGCCTAATATTTATACATTTACTATATGCATTAGAGTTCTTGGAAGGGCCGGGAAAATTGATGAGGCTTATGCTTTATTGAAgagaatggatgaagagggatgCGGGCCAGATGTAATTACTTATACAGTTCTCATTGATGCTCTCTGTAACGCAGGTAAACTTGATAATGCAAAGACTTTGTTTGTTAAGATGAGAGCTAGCAGTCATAAACCTGATCGTGTAACTTACATTACTTTGTTGGACAAGTTAAGTGATTGTGGAGAATTGGACACTGTAAAAGAAATTTGGGATGAAATGGAAGCTGATGGTTATGATCCTGATGTAGTTACATTCACCATTCTTATAGATGCTTTATGCAAAGCAGGCAATGTTGACAAAGCATTTGATACTCTGGATGACATGAAGGAGAAAGGGATCTCACCAAATCTTCATACTTACAACACTTTGATTGGTGGACTACTAAGGGAAAGAAGATTGGATGAGGCTTTAAAACTTTTCAATAATATGGAATCCCTGGGCGTCATGCCTACTGCTTATACATACATTCTTTTCATTGACTACCATGGAAAGTCTGGTGATTCTGTTAAAGCTATTAAGACCTTTGAGCAGATGAAAAGTAAAGGCATTGTTCCAAATATTGTAGCTTGCAATGCTTCTTTATATAGTCTTGCTAAAGCAGGTAGAATTCAAGAAGCAAAAGAAATTTTTGATGGGCTCAAAATTAGCGGGCTTACTCCTAATTCGGTAACTTACAACCTGATAATGCGATGCTATAGTAAGGCGGGGAGAGTAGATGAAGCCATTAAGTTACTCTCTGAGATGGTAAAGCAAGGGTGTGAACCTGATGTAATTATAGTTAATTCTTTAATTGACATGCTTTACAAGACTGACAGAGTTGATGAAGCATGGCAAATGTTTTACAGACTGAAAGACATGAAGCTCACTCCCTCAGTTGTAACCTTCAACACGTTGCTTGCTGGATTAAGGAAAGAAGGTCAAGTCCAAAAATCAATTGAAATATTTGAGAGTATGGTAGAGCACGGCTGTCCTCCAAACACAATAACTTTTAACACTATCCTTGATTGCCTCTGTAAGAATGATGAGGTGCCACTTGCTTTGGAAATGCTTTGTAAAATGTCAACAATGAACTGCCGTCCTGATGTCTTCACTTACAACACAATCATTTATGGATTAATCAAAGAAAACAGAGTTAACGATGCATTTTGGTTTTTCCATCAGATGAAGAAATCTCTTTATCCTGATCATGTAACTATGTTCACTGTCATTCCAGGTGTAATAAAGGCTGGCCGGATTGAGGATGCATTTAAGATCGTCAAGAGTTTTGTGTACCAGGTTGGGGTTCGTGTAGATGGGCCCTTTTGGGAAGATTTGATTGGAGGGACTCTGGTTGAAGCTGACACTGATACAGTCATTTTATTTGTTGAAAAGTTAGTATCCGATAAAGTATGCCTGGATGACTCTGTACTTGTACCTCTAATAAGGGTGTTGTGTAAGTGTAAGAAAGCTCTTCATGCAGAATATTTGTTTGCAAAATTTTCTGGGACTTTAGGATTAAAGCCTACTTTGGAATCATACAATTGTTTGATTGAAGGGCTTCTTAGAGTTCATATTACTGACAAGGCTTGGGATCTTTTCAATGAAATGAAAAGGGTTGGTTGTGTCCCTGATGCTTTCACCTACAACTTGTTACTTGATGCGCATGGGAAGTCTGGGAAAATCACGGAACTCTTTGGATTATATGAAGAGATGTGTAGTAGGGGATGCAAGCCTAACACAATCACTTATAATATACTCATTTCCAGTTTAGTGAAATTTAGTAGTGTGGATAAGGCTATCGGTTTTTACTATGATTGTGTAGGTCGTGATTTCTCCCCCTCTCCCAGTACATACGGACCGCTCATTGATGGACTTTTCAAGTCAGGAAGACATGAAGAAGCAATGCTTTTCTTTGAGGAGATGGTAGAATATGGATGCAAACCTAACTGTGCGATTTTTAATATTCTTATAAATGGGTATGGGAAAACAGGAGATGTGGAAACTGCCTGTCAGTTGTTTGAAAGAATGGTTAAAGAAGGAATAAGACCAGACTTAAAGTCTTACACGATTCTTGTGGATTCTTTCTGCCTTCTAGGAGAAATTGATGATGCTCTGTATTACTTTGACGAACTAAAGCAGGCTGGCCTTAGTCCTGATTCAGTTTGTTACAACCTATTGATTAATGCCCTTGGAAGATCACGAAGGGTAGAAGAAGCTCTATCTCTCTACGCTGAAATGCGGGGCAGAGGAATTTTTCCTGATCTGTACACATACAACTCGCTAATACTCAGTCTTGGGATTGCGGGAATGGTAGAGCAAGCTGGGAGTATGTATGAAGAACTACAGCTTAAGGGTTTTGAACCTGATGTTTTCACCTACAATGCTCTCATTCGAGCCTACAGCACATCAGGGAATCAAGACCATGCATATGCCGTTTACAAGAAAATGATGGTTGGTGGCTGTGATCCAAATGTGGGAACGTTTGCACAACTTCCTAATGAAACTTGA